GTAGAGAGGGATGATGTAATAGGTTCTCTCAATAACGATAAAGTTGTATCTCCAGTAAAGGGGAGGATTATATTTATGAGTAGAGCAACCTATGCTACTATAAATAGAGTTCTCTGTGTAATTGCTAACTCTCTCCAATAACCATTACAACTATAGTTCTAGAACTTCTAGGTCCATCCATTTCAACAAGGAATATGTTTTGCCATGTACCTCTTACAATCCTACCATCAATAACAGGAAATATTCTTTCTGAACCTATGATAGCAGAACCTATATGGGCATGAGCATTATCATCAATTATATTATGAGACCAATTTGCATCAGGTTTAGTTAGATCCTTTATAAATTTCTGTATATCACTTATAAGCCCTGTCTCATGTTCATTTGCAATAATTGCTGCTGTTGCATGCGGTGCAAATACTAGGCATATCCCATTCTTAATACCACTCTTTCTTACAATATTCTCAACACTAGATGTAATATCTACTAACTCAAATCTACTTGATGTTGATACCTTTAGTACTTCATAATATGTTTTAAACATTGAATCACCAGATAAGAAATAGTGTAAAATAATAGTGTTATAAAAATATATCGTTTATAATAGTCTATTATTCCTCTTTAGCGGCCTTAGTCCTTAGCAATGTATATATAGTATCTTTAAGACCTGCTTTTGCTAAGAGTCTTTCAAGTCTATAGAGCTGTTCATGAGCAATATCTAATCTCTTCGCAATTTGAGCTATAGGTATTCCTTGAGCTCTTGCATATAGTAGATACATTAGGGTTCTAACACTATGTGGATGTCTAAGAGCTGCAGATATTGGGCTATCAAATACTAGCCAATCAAGTATATCAACATTCTTTCTAGCCCATTCAGCAATATCTGAAGGTAATTCAAATACATGTTCAAGTCTTTTCCTAAATATAACCTTATTCTCTGATATCATTAGCTTTCTCTTCCTCCTCCTTCTTTTTTCGAATATAATTTCTCCAGACATATTAATATCCCTCTACTCTTACCTCGTGTAAAATAGCTGTATAAATGAGTTTATAAATTTATCGTTTCTATAACTGAGAACAATATTTACGAAATAAATGTTCCTATATAACTTAATTAAGCATTAGTATTCTACCAACAACACTTAATATATCTGCTAAATATATAGAGATAGGGGTTCCATGTGAAAAATCTACCTGAGGCCGAGGGTATTCCGCTAAAGGTTACAGTCATAGATGGTATTAGGAGAGAGATATTCTGTGATGTAGATGAATTGATAGATTGTGATGAATATGAGTGTGCTATAGAGATATTCGATCTTTATATAAGACCCATCCTTCCATTCCCAATAACTAGATATTCAGTATCCAATATTTCTGTTGTGAGAGGTGGTAAGATATTTGTATATAGTGTTGATGATAGAAGAATATGTCTTGCAATACATAGAATAGATATGGATCCAGATACCCTATGTAGATAACTCAGCATTTATATACATTTATAGGCTCTATATATCCCTCTGTATCTGAGACTATAATAGGTTTAGCATTTATACATAGCTTAAATCTGTATAGAGGTGCATTGACTACAAAAGTCTCTGCTTCTCCACCTTCAAAACATGGGTCAAATCCATATATCTTAGCTCTTCTTAGAATTTCCATAGCTAATTCTCTAGATACTATCTTTCCAAGGAAATGGCTTGGTGGAAGACCCCATGTAGTTATAGATGTTATCATAAACTCTATTCCATTGTCTATAAGCTCAAATAGATATTGCTCTCTATCTCTACCCCAAAGTGGTGTATATAGATCTACTCCTATATCCTCTGCTATCTCCTGAAAGAACATTCTCTGAGTATAACTACCTAAAACCCCTATAACTATATAGTTAATATCGTATCTCTCTATAAGTTCTTCTAGTGATCTCCTTATCTCTTTCTCTTCACCATCTCTATCCTCAGAGATTATTGGAATAGAAATATGATTGATACCAATACTCTCAGCACTAAGCCATGAATATTCTGCTAAAGGTCTATGAACAATCCAAGGACTCTTACCCTTAGGTATAAATGTAACTAGCGATACTATTTCAAATCCTTTAAGAAGTGATAGATGAGTAGCATATACACTATCCTTACCCCCACTAAATAAAACTATAGCTCTATTCATGGCAATCTACACTTACAATAGACAACCCTTCTTATAGAGGTATATACATATCTATCTATATCTATTAGAAATGCTGAAGCCTCTAAGAATCCTTGAGACTTAAGATATTTCTCAAGATTTTCAATAAATATTTTCTCACTATCTTTATCAATACTTAGAATAGTTGAATCTCCTATAATAATATGCACCATCTTCTCATCTATAAACCTCATCCATATAATCTCTGGTGTAGGTCCATATTTCTCAGGCTCTATAAGTATATGTTTAGCAATTCTATAACCTCTATACCTACTAAGATATTCTACTATAGCTTTTCGAAATGCTTTTATAGCTCTATACATAATGTTTTTGATGTCATCTCTAGACATATCTTGTGGTACATCTAGAAATAGACGCTTATGTTTCTCTGGATTAAATCTCTCTAAAAACCAGCTGATATCTGTAGCCATTTCTCAATCCGCTATAGACTTATATTATGATATAATAATGTATACCTAAATATTTTTGCTATATCTTCCAGTGATAGAGCTGTATGATATATTGAGAGAGCTAGTGCTAGATAGCTATTAAATACTATATATATTATGATTAGAGCTATAGTTGTTATCTGGGGGAGGGAGGCAGCAATAACTATATTTTTAGGACTATTAGTATTTATATAGAAACCTATGAATAATCCATTTACAATAAATCTATGGTCTAAGTGTAGAATCTTTATTGCTATTAGGTGTAGTAGTTCATGTATAGAGCCTATTAATGGTAGTAGTATATATGCAGTTAAAAGGATATTCATATCTATTACTCTACTAAGTAGCCATGGCATAGCTATACCTAGAGCTATATAGGATAATATCTTTAGTTTCACAGGGGTCTCACACTCTATAGAAGTCTGTTTACAGATTATAAATTTATGTGTATAGAATAGCAGTTGACCAATACATTTGGCTATGCTATGAAAATCCATGTATATTTTTGGCTACCATGGAACATCTTTTAAATTTAATTTATATGCAATATAGTTTGTAGCTATATGGAGAAGAAATGTTAGTAGTAGTACAAATATAAATTGTGTCAATGTAATTCTAATTAATTTGAATATAATTGCTAAGCTAAGTGCTATAATTATAAACATTAATTGGTCAACAATAGGTAGAGGTTCTCCTGGTTTTAAACCAATTCTACGCTTTATAAATGCACCAATTATATCACCAGCCATAGCCCCTATAGACAGTATAAATCCTCTTACAATAGCTATGGGATTGCCTTCTATAAGATATTGTATGAGAGATGTTACTAAACCTGCTATAATTCCTGATATTAGTCCTTCCCAACTCTTACTATCTCCAAGAACCCTTCTACCATCTATAAATGTTTTCCCAAAGTCTATTGGATGTCTAGCAATATTTCTTGAGCTAAGTAGTTTAGATACTACTACAGGTGTTCCATTTGCTATATAAGCAGGTATTATTATCCATATGATGTGTATCAAATTGTTTATATATATGTCCACTGTATTAACCTAGAAATAGAGTGTTTAAGCATTAACATTTTTATATCTAACTCCTATGCTATATACCCATGTCGGTGAATAAATTGTCTTTAAAACGTATTGAGATTCGTTGGCATGGCAGAGGAGGGCAGGGTGCTATAACGGCATCAATGATACTTGCTGAGGGTGCTATATATCAGGGAAAATATGCACAGGCCTATCCAGAATTTGGTGCAGAGAGAAGAGGAACACCAACAAGGGCATATACAAGGATATCTGATGAACCTATATATAGTAGAGCACCTATAATTCATCCTGATGTTGTAGTAGTTCTAGATCCTACTCTAGATAAATCACTCTATATGGGAGGTTTGAAGAGCAATGGTATTCTTGTTATGAATACTAAGAGAAGTGCGAAGGAGGTTAGAGATATTATAGGGAGAGAAGATATTAGGATTGTACGTGTTGATGCTACTAGAATAGCTTTAGAGATTCTAAAGACACCTATAGTTAATATGGCTATGATTGGTGCCTTACTAAAGAGTGTTCCAGTTGTTGATATGCATTATGTTGAGGAAGCTATAAAGGAGAACTTTAGACCTAAGGTTGCTGAAGCAAATATATTAGCTATGAAGAGAGCTTTTGAAGAGGCTGAGATAATATGAGTGAAAAAAGATTACCTGGATATAAATCTCTTCCAATAGGAGCTGCAATTCTGAGACCTGGTAACTATGTAGAGAGACCTACAGGTGATTGGAGGACATTTAGACCTATTATAAATCAGGATAAGTGTATAAGATGTTTAATATGCTGGATTGTCTGTCCTGAGCCTGCAATAAGTATTGCTGATAAACCTTATAAGGATTCTAGGGGTAGGGAGTGGAAGTTTACTTTGGAGATAGACTATAACTATTGTAAGGGATGTGGACTTTGTGTAGAGGAATGCCCTGTTAAAGCTATAGACTTTGTTGAGGAGGTGAAGTAGATGGAGAAAGGCCTTTGGAAGAGAATACCTCTAAACTCTAACTATGCAGCGGCATATGCTGCTAAAGATGCTGATGTAGATGTAGTTGCTGCATATCCAATTACACCACAGACACCTGCTGTAGAGAAAATTGCTGAGTTTGTTGCTAATGGAGAACTTAATGCTGAGTATGTACCTGTGGAAAGCGAACATTCGGCTATGAGTGCATGTATAGGTGCATCTGCTACTGGTGCAAGAGTGTTTACAGCTACATCTGCACAGGGATTAGAGCTTATGCATGAACTGCTTTGGATAGCATCAGGTTTGAGACTACCGATAGTTATGGCAGTAGCTTCAAGAGCTCTCTCAGCACCTCTAAGTATATGGGGTGATTATAGTGATGTTATGGCTGTTAGAGAGACTAGCTGGATTATATACATAGCATCATCTGCACAAGAAGTCTATGACAGTATTATCCAGGCGTATAAGGTTGCTGAAAATCCTGATGTATTGCTACCGGCTATGGTGGCATATGATGGCTTTATTATGAGCCATACATATGAAGCTGTAGAAGTAGCTGTAGATAAAGCACCAATACTTGAGTACATACCTAAGAAGATAACTTGGTATACATTAAATCCAGAGAAGCCTATTACTATTGGTGCTGTTGCAGATCCTAACTGGTACTATGAATTTAAGTATCAACAAGTATTAGCTATGAGGGAAACATATAGAGTTGTTGTTCAGGCTGATGAAGAGTTTAATAAGAGGTTTGGAAGAGGATATGGAGTTATAGAGAAGTATAAGCTTGATGATGCTGATATTGCGATACTAACATATGGAGGTCTCTATGGAACAGTGAGAGAAGCTGTTGATTATCTGAGGAATAAGAATATTAAGATTGGGGCTATAAAACTTAGGTTGCTAAGGCCATTCCCAGTAGAAGAACTGTTGAAGAGTATAAAGGATTTGAAGGCATTGATAGTTATAGATAGAGCTATAGCCTTTGGCTCACCTATAGAGGGTCCTGTTGCTATGGATATACTTACATCTATGAAGCTTAGAAATATAGATGTACCTCTATATAGCTATATAGCTAGCATAGGTCAGAGAACAGTTCTAGAAGATGATATTGTTGGGATATATGAACATACTGTTAAACTTATTGAGAAAGGTGTTAGACCTGTAGAATCTATTTATTGGGGTGTTAGAGAATGAGCTCCTCTCCACAACTATATAGAACAGTATTTGATATACCTAGAGAAGAACTATTTGCACCAGGACACGGACTCTGTGCAGGCTGTATTGCAGGAACAATAGCGAAGTTGTTGTTAAAGGCTACAGGTCCTAATACTATAGTAGTTACGCCTACAGGATGTCTAGAAGTATCAACATCTATGTATCCATATACATCATGGAGAGTTCCATGGATACATGTAGCATTTGAGAATGCCGCTGCTGCTGCTAGTGGTATTGAGGCAGCTATAAAAGCTTTACAAAGGAAAGGTGTATTAGATCCTAGTAAGAGGATAAATGTTGTTGTTATAGGTGGTGATGGAGGTACTGTTGATATAGGTCTGCAAGCTCTTAGCGGTATGCTTGAGAGAGGTCATAGAGTTCTATACGTACTCTACGATAATGAGGCATATATGAATACAGGTATTCAGAGGAGTGGTGCTACTCCAATAAAGGCATGGACAACTACAACCCCAGTAGGTAAGGTATTGAGGGGTAAGCTTCAGCCTAAGAAACCAATAGCAGAAATTGTAGCTGCCCATAGAATACCATATGTCGCTACAGCAAATCCCGCATACTATATAGATATGATGAATAAGTTTAAGAAGGGTCTTATGGTAGAGGGTCCATCATTTGTCCATGTAATACAACCATGTACAACAGGCTGGAGATTTGATCCTAGATATGGTATTAAGATAGCAAGACTTGCTACAGAGACTGCTATGTGGATAAACTGGGAACTTGAAAATAATGAGGTATTTAGAGTTACAGTACCTGTTCCAAAGAGGAAACATGTAAGACACTATATAAGAACACAAGGAAGATTTAACCACCTAACAGATGAGGATATAGAGGAAATACAGAAGTATATAGATAAAGAAGTTGAGCGAATAAATAAAATGGTTGGAAAAGAAGTCATAGGTCCTGTAGTTGAGTAATACACCATTAATATATAAAAATATGTATTGGATAAATAATAAAGCTAAAGTTCTAATCTAATTATTTTTTATCTCCACTCTTCCGAGACCTAGATCCACATCTCCTCGAAGATTTCTTCTCACTTTTTGGCTCTGTACTCATTACTCTCTACCAAGAATAACATCTCATTTAGTGCAATATATTAGGTACTAGCTTATAACACAATAATCATTTATTATATAGAGTGTTATAGACAACTATCAAATATATAGCTCAAATTTATATCTATAATACACGGGGTGTTGAATTATATACAGGGAGCTTTTATGTCCACGTGACTGTTATGATACGTGTAGACTTGTTTTCTCTATTGAGGATAATATTGTAAAGGATATAAAGCCATCAATATCCTTCCCTACAAACGGAATAGCATGTCCAAAGGGTATTGCTGATCACAAACGTGCATATTCATCTGAGAGAATACTGTATCCCTTTATTAATATAGATAAAAATGGTAATTTTAGACGTATTGAGTGGGAGGAGGCTCTAGATATTATTGTTGGTAGATTAAAGGAATTATTATCTAGTAAACATAGCATTCTATTCATGGATCATGCAGGTAATAGAGGACTTATAACAAGACATGCCTCTAGAAGATTATGGAATTATCTAGGTGTCTCAAGAATTGATGATAGTATATGTGATGTCAATGGTGCAAAAGCTCTAAGACTTCTATATGGTTCTACCTATGGTATTTTTCCTAGGGAGATGGATAGTCTTAGAATGGTAGTGGTATGGGGGTTTAATCCTTTTGCTAGTGCAATTCATATATTCCATAAGCTTTTAGATATAAAGAAAAAGGGCGGATTTATTGTAACAATTGATGTTAGATATAGTGAAACTGCAGAGTATAGTGATCTTTTTATAATGCCTAGACCAGGTAGTGATGGTGTTCTTGCACTTGGAATAGCTAGGTATCTCATAGAGAATAATATGATTGACCATTCATTTATAAATAGATATGTATATGGTTTTGAGGAGTTTTCTCACTATGTCTCTAAATATACCTTAGACTATGTTGAGAGAATTACCTCAGTTCCTAAATATGTTATTACTGAGTTAGCTGAGGAAATGTATCGTAGAAGACCAGATGTAGCTATATTTATAGGTTATGGCGTTCAAAGAAGGATTGGTGGCGGTGATATTGTTAGAGCTATAGCTTCAATACCTCCATTACTTGGAATACATCGTGGATTTTTCTATAGTAATACAGATGGTCTTCCAATAGACTTTGACTATATAGAAGGGAAATATCTCGGAGTTCCCTCTAGGGTTATAAGTAATCAGAAAGTTGGTGAAAAACTGTATGAAGGAGAATTTAGGTTTGTCTATATTCATCTATCTAATCCTGTAGCAACATTGCCAAACGCATTAAAGGTCTTAGAAGGACTTAAGAGAAGGGATGTATTTGTAGTTGTTCACGATACTCATTGGAGTGATACTGCAAGAATTGCGGATATAGTTCTTCCAGCACCAACATATTTAGAGAAGCTAGATGTTGTATATAGCTATTGGCATAATATTGTATGTATTAATCATCCTGTTATAGAACCTCTTGGAGAATCACTTGGGGAATACCATGTTATGTGTGAAATCAGTAAAAAACTTGGTATAGAGAGTGATGTTTGTCCATCTATAGATATTCTTCTTGAAAAAGCCCTAGGATTTGAGACATATAAAGAACTTATGGATAATGGTTGTATAGAGCTTAGGCCAAGACCTAGAGATGAATATAGAACACCTACAGGAAGGGTAGAGCTATATAGCACTATTGCTGAAAAAGAGGGTTTGAATCCTCTTCCAGCTGTCCCTATAGGTGAAATACTTAGAGATGATGAATTTTTACTAATATCATCAGCTATTAGGGAATATCTACATACACAGTTTGAGGATGTTTATGGAGAGATAAGACCTATAGTACATATAAATCCTGAGGATGCAAGGATGCTAGGTATAGATAATGGTGATAGAATAGAATTGTATAATAGCTATGGCAAAGCAGTATTAATAGCTAAGATAAGTAGTAAAGTGCCAAGAAGAATTCTTTGGATTCCTAGAGGTGCAAAGACCTTAGATGGTTTTAGAATAAATATTATAGTAAGAGATGATATTGAACCAATTGGAAGAGGATCTGTAATAAATTCAACTATAGTTAAAATAAGGAAGGTACACAAAGTCTAGCTTAATGTCTAAAAGAATAGTGATTTCTCAAATATAATTTACAATCTTGGTACTAGATATATTATGTTATTTCAGCTATATATTCAATTCTTTCTCTAACTACGGATCTCCCTCCCTCTTTAGATATATAGTATACCTTATCAGCCATATCTACAACCTCAACATCGTGAGTAACAACCAAGACCTGTGGCAATCTTTCACTCAGCCTCTTTATGATCTCAAATATAGTTCTTCTTCTTTCACTATCGAGAAACTGTGTAGGTTCATCTAATATAAAGAAACCTGGAAGTCTACCAAAGACGGTATATGCAAGTGCTATTCTTAGAGCTATTGAGAGAGCTACCTGTTCTCCACCACTTAGACCTCTAACATCTATATCTCCAAACATGGTCTTAACACTAATATTAAAATCTTCATCTATAGTTATAGAGAAGTCCATTCCAAGCTCATGTAGAATCCTATTTGTATATCTCTCTATAAGCATTCTCGCTTCATTTGTAAGAAGCTTTGCTAGAAGCCCATCTTTACCTAGTATTCTATTCACCAGTATATCTAGAGATGGATATATCTTTACAAGCTTCTCTAGTTCCTTAAGCTCTTCATCAAGATTCTTAATCTTTTCATTAAGTTCCTTTTTCCTAGCTTCACTACTCTCAATAAATCCTCTGATCCTCTCACTCTCACTTATCTTTCTATTCAGTTCATCAGAAATCTTTCTATACTCATTCTCTATCTCACTATATCTAAAACTATCCAAATTAACTCCATATCCAGCCAACTCTTTTACAATATTGTTAAACTCTTCGAGTATAGTATTAATATCAGCATTAACATCTTTTAATAGTTTATGTAAAAGATTTCTCTTTTCATTTAAAGAATCCTGTATCTCCTTTGCTTTATTCTGTAGGCATGTAATAGTTGATATAATGCTACTACTAAAACAAGTACTAAATACATCAACACCCTTTACACTACTAAGAATATTATCTAAATCCTCCTGAATCTCCTTAAATTTCTGTATATTATTAGACAATCGTCTTGTAATTTGATCTAGCTGACCATCTAGTTCATATCTAGATTTAGCTAAAGACCTAAATCTTTCATACAAATTCTTAAGCTTTGTAATAATACTATTGTACTCCTCTAAAGATTTTTCAAGAAATTCTATACGAAGATCTATATCTCTTGACAATTTTTCCCTAAGGTCTAAGGAGAGCTCTCTTCCACATAGAGGACATACAGTGCTCTCCCTAATAATATTAATTGAATCCCTATTAAGTTTAAGCTCTGCTTCTTTAACCATCTTTTCCTTTAATAGCCTTTCAACATGGTGATCTATTACCTCAAGAATTCTATCTATATTTTCCCCATCTATATTCTCTCTAACAATATTTGATAACTCAGATTTTAGTTTATCTATCTCACTATTTATCTTCGTTAATTTCTCTCTGAGTTTCTCCCTCTCCTGTTTATCTTCAGCTATAGCTCTATAAATAGATATTACTTCATCCCTTTTTATACCTAGAATAGTCCTACAATAATCTTCATATTTCTCTAATTCTTTTATCTCTTTATATATTGCTACAATATTCTTCAGTTTATCATATCTATATCCTAAATCTCTTAGTTTTTCAAGATATGATAATCTTTCTCTAAGACTATTTATCTCTAGGTTAAGTCTATCTAACCTCTCCCTCTTTTCACTAACTTCTTTCTCCAATCTAGATAGCTCATTAGTAATATCGTTAATCATCCTTCTTATTTCATCAAACCTTATCCTAGCTCTCTCAGCTCCATCTAAAGCCTGTTTGAGAAGATCTTTAGCTTTCTCAAGTTCCTCTAAACCTAGTAGCCTAAGGATAAGCTCTTTTCTTCTAGATGGCTGTTCCTCTATAAGTCTAGAAAGCTCATTCTGTCTTGAAACAACAGTTAATCTAATTGCATCACTTGATGGTATCCCTAAAATACTTCTAATAACATCTAGAACATTATCTACACCTACAGCTATAACCCTCTCATTACCATTTTCATCAACTTCAGAAATCTTTGCAGTTTCTGGTCTAGATACACTAATGATACGTTGAATTCTATATATTTTTCCAGAT
Above is a genomic segment from Ignisphaera aggregans DSM 17230 containing:
- a CDS encoding pyruvate ferredoxin oxidoreductase, beta subunit (COGs: COG1013 Pyruvate:ferredoxin oxidoreductase and related 2-oxoacid:ferredoxin oxidoreductase beta subunit~InterPro IPR011766:IPR010916~KEGG: pis:Pisl_0326 thiamine pyrophosphate binding domain-containing protein~PFAM: thiamine pyrophosphate protein domain protein TPP-binding~SPTR: A1RRC2 Pyruvate ferredoxin oxidoreductase, beta subunit~PFAM: Thiamine pyrophosphate enzyme, C-terminal TPP binding domain), with protein sequence MSSSPQLYRTVFDIPREELFAPGHGLCAGCIAGTIAKLLLKATGPNTIVVTPTGCLEVSTSMYPYTSWRVPWIHVAFENAAAAASGIEAAIKALQRKGVLDPSKRINVVVIGGDGGTVDIGLQALSGMLERGHRVLYVLYDNEAYMNTGIQRSGATPIKAWTTTTPVGKVLRGKLQPKKPIAEIVAAHRIPYVATANPAYYIDMMNKFKKGLMVEGPSFVHVIQPCTTGWRFDPRYGIKIARLATETAMWINWELENNEVFRVTVPVPKRKHVRHYIRTQGRFNHLTDEDIEEIQKYIDKEVERINKMVGKEVIGPVVE
- a CDS encoding Nitrate reductase (COGs: COG0243 Anaerobic dehydrogenase typically selenocysteine-containing~InterPro IPR006656:IPR006657:IPR006655~KEGG: tpe:Tpen_1631 formate dehydrogenase~PFAM: molybdopterin oxidoreductase; molydopterin dinucleotide-binding region~PRIAM: Nitrate reductase~SPTR: A1S0P6 Formate dehydrogenase~PFAM: Molybdopterin oxidoreductase; Molydopterin dinucleotide binding domain); the protein is MIYRELLCPRDCYDTCRLVFSIEDNIVKDIKPSISFPTNGIACPKGIADHKRAYSSERILYPFINIDKNGNFRRIEWEEALDIIVGRLKELLSSKHSILFMDHAGNRGLITRHASRRLWNYLGVSRIDDSICDVNGAKALRLLYGSTYGIFPREMDSLRMVVVWGFNPFASAIHIFHKLLDIKKKGGFIVTIDVRYSETAEYSDLFIMPRPGSDGVLALGIARYLIENNMIDHSFINRYVYGFEEFSHYVSKYTLDYVERITSVPKYVITELAEEMYRRRPDVAIFIGYGVQRRIGGGDIVRAIASIPPLLGIHRGFFYSNTDGLPIDFDYIEGKYLGVPSRVISNQKVGEKLYEGEFRFVYIHLSNPVATLPNALKVLEGLKRRDVFVVVHDTHWSDTARIADIVLPAPTYLEKLDVVYSYWHNIVCINHPVIEPLGESLGEYHVMCEISKKLGIESDVCPSIDILLEKALGFETYKELMDNGCIELRPRPRDEYRTPTGRVELYSTIAEKEGLNPLPAVPIGEILRDDEFLLISSAIREYLHTQFEDVYGEIRPIVHINPEDARMLGIDNGDRIELYNSYGKAVLIAKISSKVPRRILWIPRGAKTLDGFRINIIVRDDIEPIGRGSVINSTIVKIRKVHKV
- a CDS encoding SMC domain protein (COGs: COG0419 ATPase involved in DNA repair~InterPro IPR003395:IPR003593~KEGG: hbu:Hbut_1193 Rad50~PFAM: SMC domain protein~SMART: AAA ATPase~SPTR: B5IR15 Putative uncharacterized protein~PFAM: RecF/RecN/SMC N terminal domain; Rad50 zinc hook motif), producing the protein MSSTVIVRRVRLRNILSHENTDIVFPMGLIALVGPNGAGKSSIVDSIVYAMFVSPKSGRSFRGEGKKGILRIGTSEGSIELELSVSGKIYRIQRIISVSRPETAKISEVDENGNERVIAVGVDNVLDVIRSILGIPSSDAIRLTVVSRQNELSRLIEEQPSRRKELILRLLGLEELEKAKDLLKQALDGAERARIRFDEIRRMINDITNELSRLEKEVSEKRERLDRLNLEINSLRERLSYLEKLRDLGYRYDKLKNIVAIYKEIKELEKYEDYCRTILGIKRDEVISIYRAIAEDKQEREKLREKLTKINSEIDKLKSELSNIVRENIDGENIDRILEVIDHHVERLLKEKMVKEAELKLNRDSINIIRESTVCPLCGRELSLDLREKLSRDIDLRIEFLEKSLEEYNSIITKLKNLYERFRSLAKSRYELDGQLDQITRRLSNNIQKFKEIQEDLDNILSSVKGVDVFSTCFSSSIISTITCLQNKAKEIQDSLNEKRNLLHKLLKDVNADINTILEEFNNIVKELAGYGVNLDSFRYSEIENEYRKISDELNRKISESERIRGFIESSEARKKELNEKIKNLDEELKELEKLVKIYPSLDILVNRILGKDGLLAKLLTNEARMLIERYTNRILHELGMDFSITIDEDFNISVKTMFGDIDVRGLSGGEQVALSIALRIALAYTVFGRLPGFFILDEPTQFLDSERRRTIFEIIKRLSERLPQVLVVTHDVEVVDMADKVYYISKEGGRSVVRERIEYIAEIT